GTCAGCTTTCCCTGAATTATGGAAAAACCGGTATATCTACTGCCATCAAGTCCATCCCATTTTATTTCATAATCATCAACTCAACATGCATCTTCATTTTTTCCTAGGACTGGCTACCACAGCCTGGGCCATGTATGAATACAACGAGATCATCCCCTCTCGACATCGGGTTTGCAACCCCAACGAGCTGGGCTTGGAAGACTACTATGGCTTTGTTGTTCACCATCAAGTGACCGTTTCATCTTGGCCCAATCTGCACCATACTCGAGTATCCGAGTGTGAAAACTCGTATGTTCAGCAGCACGATTTGTACCATCCCAACGAGCCCGGCCAAGATACTGTGTGGGGCAAGAAGTTGTGTTCCGTTCACAACAACGACCACACTCGATGTTTCATGATGGCGCGAAGACGCCGATACGCCGGCCTCAAGTACTCTTTGTTCGTCCCCAACATGTGGATTGGTACTCTGTTTGAGTGTGACTGGAGAAACCCCAAGGACCCAGAGTGTATCAACCCAATCCCCATGCGACCTCTCATCTCCGACAATCTGGTATTAGCCAACTGGTACGAGACCCCTGATGGTTTCAAGCACATGGTTCGACGAATCCCGATGTtctacaccaccaacaagggcCATCCCGTTCCTGCAAACTGGAACAACTCAGTAGATCCCTGGGAGCAGTACACTTACAGCTCCAACGAGGAAAGTGTCTTCAGCAACGTCGCAACCAATCTGCAGTCCTGGTTCCACACTCTGAATCGTATTGGACAGCAGGAACCACTTGACATCGATGAGGGGGATGGACGACCCCGACGAGGTCTTTCCGCTCCTATCGACTTGTCGTACAAGAACGCCTTCCATTGTTGGGATGATGTTCGTAACGTGTTCTGGAAGTGTCCCCCTCCCAAGTGGAAGGAAGAGATTGATGCtgagaagcgaaagaaACCTGACTACCATAACAGACTCATTATGCCTATGCCCATGCCTCCTCTTGATCCCCCTCGAGAGCCCAACGACTTTGATGATCCCTTGGGTCTTCCTAAGTCTCGACTTCCCGAGTTCCGAGATATTCCCGGAATTATCGATCGAGGTAGAGACGCGTATGATCCCTTCTACGATCCCGTTTttgagaaagagagagcaGAATGGCATAAAAATAACCCAGCTACTACATACCCTGTCATGACTGCTGAGCTCCCTATTTCCACAGTGGGTCCCTCCAACCCTCTCAAGCACTCATTCAATATCTTTTCTGGACTGTTCAAGCCTCGTCCtgtcatcaaggaggaagaggagctggaggaggaaactTGGGGCTTCTTTGATATATTCCAGCCCAAACCTCGACGAGGACAATCCAGTATTGGTCTCATGGACAAAATTCTGTACGGAAATCTGCCTCCTGCTGCACgtcctggaggagctcagACAAGTTACACAGGTGGATACCGAACCTATGATCAGAATATCGGAAGTCTAGTACCTGTTATCCGACCCACAACCACTCAACGAAAGCCTGGTGAGTTCGATTTCACTCCTCTCCCCATGGAGGATTGGATCTCTCTTTTTACCCATGACTCCAAAGCTCCCGGCACTCCGGTAACTACTAGTCTTTCTGTCAAAACTGCTACTACCTCTGTTGCTTCTACGGTGTCTTCCAACAACACTATGCCCATGGTCACTCTTTACAAGGCCAAAAAGTCTGCGCGCGTCCACAGtccaaccaccaccgcTTCTCAGTCTTACGAGGAGATTCGATGGAgcaaggagatggagcgtCGAAAGAAGGAGTATGAGGAATATAGACGACAGTTTGGTCCAGGCTACGAAGAGCTGCCCCCTAACAGTGGCCACGAGTGGACGGAATATTCTTCTTTTATTGATCACAACAGGAAGACGTTTGCTCGCAAGGAACAACgccagaaggagattgaagagATGAAGACTCGGAATCGACAGAAGCGAGACGATCTTGATGAAAAACAGTTCTTCCTCGATGAGCCTGTCTCTGTGGGTGAGGGACCTATCTTCTATTCGGTTCCTGCTGCCGACCAGACCCTCAATGTGACTGTTCCCTCGGTTGAGGATCTTAAGAATCCAGCTATGATTCAGCGACGCTCGTTGTCTTCTCGGCTGGAAATCACTCTCACTGATATGATCGACACATTTGATGCCGTTGGTGAGAAGAAGTATCGACAGCTGATGAAGAACGTCCTCAGTGCTTTAGAAAGTATCGAGGATGTTTAGATTTTTATTTAGCATTGAAAAAAACGAAGCGTTGGTagttgtactggtactggtACCTAAGGTAAAGCGATCCCTCAGCCGATGCCAATGAACTCGAAATCGTGTGTACTGTGTATCATATCGCCATGTACTTAGTTGATGTTTATGTCACACCGGGTCAGTAAAACTACAaccacttgtactgtaaaCGGATACACATATACAATGGGCGCCTCTATTGTAACCAGACTACACTTGGCACATCATTATCTTTCCATTCACCACCACATACAATCAATCCTTTAAACATCGTTCATTGTTATCTAAATCCTACATGCATTACTTCTGCTCCCGGCCATGGTAAGGGTGGTTGACAAAGTTGAACCAGGggaagatgaagagacCGGCAATGGAGTGGGCCGAGTTCTTGGCGGCAATCTCCTGCAGCTCGGGGGTCAGGGAGGAGGTTCCGTAGGGCTCGAGACCGGCGGCCTTACGAGCGGCCATCTGggcctcgtccttcttgtactcTCGGGCGTTCTCAGTGACACCAAAGAATCGCAGACTGCTTCGAGCGTAAGCAGCACCGAAACCAACGGCGAAACCGAGCATAGTAGCGACTCGCAGAAACTTGACAGAGGGTCGAGCAAACTTGCCCTTGACGGGGTCGAGCCACTCGGCGAAGCAGATACCGGCGGGAAGGGCGGCTGTAGCAAGACCAATGACACCGTAGTCAGAGGGTCTCATGTAGCCCACCACTCGCTTGAAGTGGGGGTCAGCATCGATGAGCTGGGTTAGTGTATGAACAATGTAGTTTTGTGCGTAACGTGATAATATGATGACGTAGGGTGCAATGGTTGCAATCAACGCCAGATGGAGCTTTTGGATCGCAGTATATCGTGGAGCGCGTAACACGTAACGATGGCTTTTCCGTGACGCCCGTAATTCTGTCACACGACTTCACCAGAGTGCTATGCTGTATGGCGTGACGAATGTTGTTGTAGGGTATCACTTGACTGTTCCTCCTATTCTAATAGCACCAGAGTTCCAACACAGTGCCACAGAAACAATCACCTGGCATCCCCTTTCCAATGCCTTGCCCTCTCTGTCATGGGTCGTATCGTAACTCGACCACTGAACGGTACCACCCCAGTCTCCCAAAAAAGCCGCAAATCGTCAGCAGAAATTTCCGACCGATAATACTCACAGGATAGTCTCCGTAGGAGTAGTTGACGCTGGTTTTGACAAGCGGAGTCGACGAAGacattgtagttgtagtgtGGTCTTGAACTGTGGTGGAGCCAATCAAACGTCTGGTGAATGCTTCTTTTCTGTATCCCTAACCCTAGGTATTGGGAAGTTGCTTAAGTAAGCGCGCAGACAATTGGCCAATGGGAGGAGGTCCATTAGGGTTGTagatgtggagaaggaaTACGAGTAAGGGAGTTTAACAGAGGAAAATATGAAGCAAAGGGAATTGTTTATTTATTCAAAAATGTGCCAATAAGTGGATATTATCCTGTGATGGAACGGCTATGGGACTTCAGACAAATGAGTGGGAGTTAAATAAGGTTGGTAGGATTTTTTTGGAGAGGAATGCAGAAGGAGTGTTTTTTGGGATTTGTATGAGAGCTTGGTTACAGCATACACGAGCACCAATACTTGAAGGAAGTACCCAaaagctacaagtaattgcaggtactgtacattgaACACTCTGAATAAGTCATAAATTAGAATCTAAACGTTGTTATATACATCCCCTGGTTGAAAAGTTAAGAGAGGACTACACTGCAGTCCTCAGTTGAATCTAAAGTCTTGTCTTAGCTAGAAGGGACGTTACTCCATATGGGGAATCTCCTTCAGCTTCTTGCATCGAGCAAGCTGGTCGTTGGTACTGGTGACAAAAGAACAGTAGAGATTCTTGACACACTTTCCATCGCAATCCTGCTTGACAAAAGGCGACTTTCGGTAGTAATGGTCATAGTAGAGCTGAGTCTGGTTGGCTCGGGTAACAATGTTCCTGGCCGCTCTGTGCCAGAAAGTACCGTTCAAGGGGGCATTCTTGGGCCAAGTGTGGTCAGGGTCATACGCGTCACGAGCAGAGTATTCAAATTCCCAGGTCATATTTTGAGGAGTATGGGCAGGATACTCAAGATGCTCAAAGCCATTGGTTGTCACATTCTTACCGTACCTCATGTCGAAGTCGAAAGTCTCGTTGAGCTTGGTATAGTAGTTTCGGGAGTCCATGATCTCAAAGGTTTTGGTGTCAACCTCGTAGTATCTCCAACCGGGATTGTAGTTGTTCATGGGAGTGAGAGACTGCACAATCCATCCTATCTGAAGAGCACTCTCTTCCGAAACAATGTCCTTATCAGACTCACCATCATAGTACACCGTGAACTGATCAGCGTGTGTATGGCCGTAGAATACAGAAGCCAAAACATGAGGAGAGAACCGAACAATGATCTGTCGCATAATCTCAGCAGACCAAGGAGtagcagcggcagcagtACCGGTAGGAACATGGGCAAGCAGCCAGGCTTTCTGTCCCTTTTTCTCACACTCCAGAAGCTCGCTGACAATCCACTTGAAGGTCCCAGACGGATCAGGGTCACTGATGTTCCACCAGTTGTAAAGGTTGGCCTTGTACCAAAAATTGGAATCAACGGAAATGACTCGCAGACCTCGCTTGGTTGTCACTGCAAACGATCCATAAGTGTGAGCAGCCTGCTTCTCAGTCTCTTCGTCTATCCAGCCAAAATCCTGCCACAGAGCAGCGCTCAGCTCGGCATTCCAGGTGAAGTCTCCAGCGTATCCGGACTTGTTCTGTGCAAGCTGAGCGTAGGGATACGAGTCGTGGTTTCCAAAGGTAGGGTACATTGGGACATCCTTGAGATGCTTCTTCATGAGATAATAACACTCTTCCTCGGACTGAAACGTATGAGCAAATGAAAGCCACTCATCTAGATCGTGTGACACCATATCTCCGGTGAAAATGGCAAATTCGAAGTCCTTAACAGCGGCAAGGGTACCCACACTCTGCATTCCCTTGTCCAGAAGAACCTCGGGAGAATCGCACTTGTAGGTACCCTGTTTCTGGGCAGGTACAAGGGGACTTAGACCA
This genomic interval from Yarrowia lipolytica chromosome 1E, complete sequence contains the following:
- a CDS encoding uncharacterized protein (Compare to YALI0E28402g, weakly similar to DEHA0G02266g Debaryomyces hansenii IPF 912.1) translates to MHLHFFLGLATTAWAMYEYNEIIPSRHRVCNPNELGLEDYYGFVVHHQVTVSSWPNLHHTRVSECENSYVQQHDLYHPNEPGQDTVWGKKLCSVHNNDHTRCFMMARRRRYAGLKYSLFVPNMWIGTLFECDWRNPKDPECINPIPMRPLISDNLVLANWYETPDGFKHMVRRIPMFYTTNKGHPVPANWNNSVDPWEQYTYSSNEESVFSNVATNLQSWFHTLNRIGQQEPLDIDEGDGRPRRGLSAPIDLSYKNAFHCWDDVRNVFWKCPPPKWKEEIDAEKRKKPDYHNRLIMPMPMPPLDPPREPNDFDDPLGLPKSRLPEFRDIPGIIDRGRDAYDPFYDPVFEKERAEWHKNNPATTYPVMTAELPISTVGPSNPLKHSFNIFSGLFKPRPVIKEEEELEEETWGFFDIFQPKPRRGQSSIGLMDKILYGNLPPAARPGGAQTSYTGGYRTYDQNIGSLVPVIRPTTTQRKPGEFDFTPLPMEDWISLFTHDSKAPGTPVTTSLSVKTATTSVASTVSSNNTMPMVTLYKAKKSARVHSPTTTASQSYEEIRWSKEMERRKKEYEEYRRQFGPGYEELPPNSGHEWTEYSSFIDHNRKTFARKEQRQKEIEEMKTRNRQKRDDLDEKQFFLDEPVSVGEGPIFYSVPAADQTLNVTVPSVEDLKNPAMIQRRSLSSRLEITLTDMIDTFDAVGEKKYRQLMKNVLSALESIEDV
- a CDS encoding uncharacterized protein (Compare to YALI0E28424g, similar to uniprot|Q02854 Neurospora crassa NADH- ubiquinone oxidoreductase 21 kDa subunit (Complex I)), whose product is MSSSTPLVKTSVNYSYGDYPLIDADPHFKRVVGYMRPSDYGVIGLATAALPAGICFAEWLDPVKGKFARPSVKFLRVATMLGFAVGFGAAYARSSLRFFGVTENAREYKKDEAQMAARKAAGLEPYGTSSLTPELQEIAAKNSAHSIAGLFIFPWFNFVNHPYHGREQK
- a CDS encoding uncharacterized protein (Compare to YALI0E28446g, some similarities with uniprot|Q04119 Saccharomyces cerevisiae YDR452w PHM5 similarity to human sphingomyelin phosphodiesterase), whose translation is MKLDIFARALGVASLFSRDLTVPNLPNDKLMEWGETEATKIFDQDLSSCDKCRQALDLGKKFALKNRDLTPRLLVKLCQKYNFTADCDTWQGDVITRGGKGKHAANVMTLLDPYGDDGQAVCAEFVKIKGKAACKYPDTPKFDISSWWPAKPQNPNIPKSEGKTFNAAHVSDFHIDLRYTIGAEADCDKGMCCTPVVENKKAKAAGLSPLVPAQKQGTYKCDSPEVLLDKGMQSVGTLAAVKDFEFAIFTGDMVSHDLDEWLSFAHTFQSEEECYYLMKKHLKDVPMYPTFGNHDSYPYAQLAQNKSGYAGDFTWNAELSAALWQDFGWIDEETEKQAAHTYGSFAVTTKRGLRVISVDSNFWYKANLYNWWNISDPDPSGTFKWIVSELLECEKKGQKAWLLAHVPTGTAAAATPWSAEIMRQIIVRFSPHVLASVFYGHTHADQFTVYYDGESDKDIVSEESALQIGWIVQSLTPMNNYNPGWRYYEVDTKTFEIMDSRNYYTKLNETFDFDMRYGKNVTTNGFEHLEYPAHTPQNMTWEFEYSARDAYDPDHTWPKNAPLNGTFWHRAARNIVTRANQTQLYYDHYYRKSPFVKQDCDGKCVKNLYCSFVTSTNDQLARCKKLKEIPHME